Proteins encoded within one genomic window of Aspergillus nidulans FGSC A4 chromosome VII:
- a CDS encoding sodium:solute symporter family protein (transcript_id=CADANIAT00009334) yields the protein MAETAVQPPLSQAVGYIVVVLIGAIIALVMMLVTKVLKKTTGEDNKKTEMFMTANRTVRTGLTASAVISSWLWSTQLLGSSFTGYDYGVSGPFWFAAGCSPMIVFFALVGISCKRKIPEAHTSLEVVRIRYGHIAHAVFMVLCLVNNIFASANMLLGASAVISAITGMHIIAATFLLPVGVTVYTFVGGIKATFLTDYFHTTIILIIACYFSVKAFQSDQIGSVGNLYELLKSAGQRHPVSGNQDGTYLTMTSKDGILFGILHTCSNFGLVIMDTSYFIKAFSASPKAVVPGYAIGGAMYFSIPWALGTVMSSVALGLENQPNFPTYPRRMTSSEVSGGLVLPYAAMTIAGKGGAAAVLLMIFMAVTSTLSAQVIAVSSILSFDVYREYFKRSATDRDVIRASHLGVIFFAAFCAGFSTMLHYVGVDLGWTLYMLGVVTCPGIFPMVFTVLWRRQSKAAAILSPILGLATGLAVWLTTAGHFGGEVTVATTGQVLPCVYGTVASAFSPILYSVLITLIRPQDYDWSDFKKEKLSLEKLESDLTTVHHETRDSTAGSIEDGGVNSAAVKAQELKRWGRIAAFWAVATFLGHWVLWPLPMYGSHYVFGKGFYIAWVVVAIIWLWATMFVETLYPIVDGGYQQILQVYRGLRGRQPLPAVAKPGGESADGSISDGAQGEQVKA from the exons ATGGCAGAGACAGCGGTTCAACCGCCGCTGTCGCAGGCGGTTGGGTACattgtcgtcgtcctcatcggaGCCATCATCGCTCTGG TGATGATGTTGGTTACCAAGGTGCTCAAAAAGACAACTGGGGAAGACAACAAAAAGACCGAGAT GTTTATGACTGCCAATCGAACCGTCCGGACTGGTCTCACTGCCTCAGCTGTTATCTCG TCCTGGTTATGGTCAACTCAGCTGCTCGGCTCTTCTTTCACCGGCTACGACTATGGCGTTTCTGGCCCCTTCTGGTTCGCTGCCGGTTGCAGTCCCAtgatcgtcttcttcgccctaGTGGGAATTTCAtgcaagcgcaagatccCAGAGGCCCACACCTCGCTCGAGGTGGTTCGCATTCGATACG GCCACATTGCCCACGCTGTCTTCATGGTTCTCTGTCTTGTGAACAATATCTTCGCCAGCGCCAACATGCTTCTCGGTGCATCGGCTGTGATCTCGGCAAT CACCGGTATGCATATAATCGCCGCAACATTCCTGCTGCCCGTCGGTGTGACTGTTTATACATTTGTTGGAGGCATAAAAGCAAC TTTCCTTACCGACTACTTCCACACAACCATCATTCTCATCATTGCCTGCTATTTCTCAGTCAAGGCATTCCAGTCTGACCAAATCGGCTCGGTTGGCAACTTGTACGAGCTTCTCAAATCGGCTGGCCAGCGGCACCCTGTCTCTGGGAACCAGGATGGAACGTATTTAACCATGACCTCCAAAGAT GGAATTCTCTTCGGGATTCTGCACACCTGCTCCAACTTTGGTCTTGTGATT ATGGACACGAGCTATTTCATCAAGGCGTTCTCAGCCTCGCCCAAGGCAGTTGTCCCAGGATACGCGATTGGAGGCGCCATGTACTTCTCTATTCCATGGGCTCTCGGGACGGTGATGAGCTCTGTTGCCCTGGGGTTGGAGAACCAGCCCAATTTCCCAACCTACCCTCGA AGAATGACTTCCTCTGAGGTCAGTGGTGGTCTTGTTCTCCCGTACGCCGCCATGACCATTGCAGGCAaaggaggagctgcagcggTCCTTCTCATGATCTTCATGGCTGTGACATCGACCCTATCTGCCCAGGTGATTGCCGTAAGCTCCATCCTGAGTTTTGACGTATATCGCGAGTACTTTAAGCGATCTGCGACGGACCGAGATGTAATCCGTGCCAGCCACCTTGGCGTCATCTTTTTCGCGGCCTTCTGCGCTGGATTCAGTACGATGCTACACTACGTGGGCGTCGATCTCGGCTGGACACTGTACATGCTTG GCGTGGTTACCTGCCCAGGAATCTTCCCTATGGTCTTCACCGTGCTCTGGCGCCGACAGAGCAAAGCTGCTGCCATTTTGTCGCCTATCCTGGGATTAGCAACTGGTCTAGCCGTCTGGCTTACCACTGCCGGTCATTTCGGAGGCGAGGTGACCGTCGCTACCACTGGCCAAGTGCTACCGTGCGTCTATGGCACCGTGGCCTCGGCCTTCTCGCCCATCCTCTACTCCGTCCTGATCACGCTTATTCGCCCACAGGATTATGATTGGAGTGatttcaagaaggagaagctgtcGCTGGAAAAACTCGAGAGCGATTTGACCACAGTGCACCATGAAACACGCGACTCCACAGCAGGGAGCATTGAGGACGGAGGCGTGAACAGCGCTGCTGTGAAAGCACAGGAGCTGAAGCGATGGGGTCGGATTGCAGCCTTCTGGGCGGTCGCGACATTCTTGGGCCACTGGGTGCTGTGGCCACTTCCCATGTATGGCTCGCACTATGTGTTTGGCAAGGGGTTCTATATTGCTTGGGTAGTGGTTGCCATTATCTGGCTTTGGGCAACAATGTTCGTTGAGACGCTCTACCCCATTGTCGACGGGGGTTACCAGCAGATTTTGCAGGTCTACCGAGGCCTTCGTGGACGACAGCCATTGCCCGCCGTTGCAAAACCTGGAGGAGAGTCTGCGGATGGTTCAATAAGTGATGGCGCGCAGGGCGAGCAAGTTAAGGCTTAA
- a CDS encoding uncharacterized protein (transcript_id=CADANIAT00009335) produces MNKPEGTRIDATRAQVIPARQTAMMTDMKKRPILPRVILPQQKLVKAMEGSRKLSFQGTTSEPYNRALMGWASFLQRRHVTLNASSEILSDILRREWNWNGLVISDWGATNTVGPSLKAGMDLEMPGPPLKRTEEAVKEAIKNGEVSVEQAEGSARRLLHLLQRAERFEDASDVAEALPLRPLNPPKKLAIVGPNAKRTVADGGGSAYIKAPYWASVLESLKAEFGPRGTDCPSCGVQGIGPSKLFVDGKELASESGKRQPDGELFCTYGSDPTNCPCFRFTCIQTTTLAASQTALRIFENSEIKAGEACVAELEIDAYSLGVFDALVNRWAIDAVAEFDIVVSTQTLAMRLWLAKLGFQKKSLWCILYKRLFSKDPLFFPLAVN; encoded by the exons ATGAACAAGCCCGAAGGCACGAGGATCGACGCGACCAGAGCGCAAGTTATCCCGGCGAGGCAAACAGCAATGATGACTGATATGAAAAAGAGGCCTATTTTGCCCAGAGTCATATT ACCGCAACAAAAACTGGTAAAGGCAATGGAGGGgtcgaggaagttgagcTTCCAAGGAACGACGAGTGAGCCGTATAACCGGGCTCTCAT GGGATGGGCGAGCTTCTTGCAGAGGAGGCATGTCACTTTGAATGCATCCAGCGAGATACTGTCTGATATTCTTCGCCGTGAATGGAATTGGAATGGTCTGGTAATCAGCGACTGGGGGGCCACAAACACCGTAGGCCCCTCGCTCAAGGCAGGTATGGACCTTGAGATGCCGGGTCCTCCTCTGAAACGGACCGAAGAGGCTGTCAAAGAGGCCATAAAAAATGGTGAGGTTTCAGTTGAACAGGCTGAGGGATCAGCGCGGCGCCTCTTACATCTTCTACAGAGAGCAGAGCGATTCGAGGACGCATCCGATGTGGCTGAG GCATTACCGCTCCGACCACTAAACCCACCAAAAAAGCTGGCTATCGTTGGTCCGAACGCAAAGCGGACAGTAGCTGACGGCGGAGGGAGCGCTTACATCAAGGCGCCATACTGGGCTTCTGTTCTTGAGTCTCTCAAGGCTGAGTTTGGTCCTCGAGGAACAGATTGTCCATCATGTGGGGTCCAAG GTATAGGGCCTTCAAAACTGTTTGTTGATGGGAAAGAATTGGCCTCGGAGTCCGGCAAGAGACAGCCGGACGGCGAACTCTTTTGCACCTATGGATCCGACCCGACAAACTGTCCTTGCTTTCGCTTCACCTGCATCCAAACCACGACTCTCGCGGCCAGTCAAACAGCTCTGCGCATTTTTGAAAACTCAGAGATaaaggctggagaggcttgtGTTGCCGAGCTCGAGATTGACGCTTATAGTCTTGGTGTGTTCGATGCACTGGTTAACCGGTGGGCTATCGATGCTGTCGCGGAATTTGACATTGTGGTCAGTACACAAACCCTGGCGATGCGATTGTGGTTGGCCAAGCTAGGGTTTCAAAAGAAATCACTTTGGTGCATACTATATAAGAGGCTGTTCTCAAAGGATCCATTGTTCTTCCCACTGGCCGTCAATTAG
- a CDS encoding uncharacterized protein (transcript_id=CADANIAT00009336), with product MGDAYAFCNAYMPAGKMTWLVCIRRCDQAIGQPSLLLLCTNKAVEKENHQSASRYTSLVPESLYNPQSVPPPAPYRAYLNNGYTDDLCMGIEQRPQTKQKALIVRTGRITAIM from the exons ATGGGTGATGCCTATGCTTTCTGCAATGCCTACA TGCCTGCTGGGAAAATGACATGGCTCGTCTGTATACGTCGATGTGACCAGGCAATAGGACAGCCTTCTCTCTTGCTGCTCTGCACTAACAAGGctgtggagaaggaaaatCACCAATCTGCGTCCAGATACACCAGCCTC GTTCCAGAATCTCTTTACAATCCTCAATCAGtccctcctccagcaccataCCGCGCCTATCTGAACA ACGGATATACGGATGACCTGTGCATGGGAATTGAGCAGCGACCCCAGACGAAGCAAAAGGCATTGATAGTCCGCACCGGAAGAATCACGGCGATTATGTGA
- a CDS encoding putative MFS maltose transporter (transcript_id=CADANIAT00009337) codes for MSSDNTEKQTSALEVEAQPTSKGEPVYDSDEKVDYDRTGAINAERVEFDMTVLEAVKAYPAASWWAFVMSCTIIMESYCVFLMGQFIATQKFADDFGVYSERDQAYIIEASWQSAFQCSGPIGAFIGVFLAGPITSWIGYRWATIGALMFLNAFIFIFYFGNSNGMFFASQILEGIPWGIFIANAPAYCSEIVPMRLRAPATQMLQMFWAIGSIIVGGITYHYQSKQDSSAYRMPIALQWMFPTPLAILLFIAPESPWWLVRKGRLAEAEKSVRRLGRASANENPADAVAMMRRTIELEKSEKKPSLIELWKGTDRYRTLIVCGVYASQNLTGNLIANQAVYFFKQAGMASNTAFALGLITSALQWIMVMLSWILTTYLGRRTIYVYGQFINCAFLIALGIAASIGDPKTTAASNAQASLGLIVSVLFCLGPAPASWVIIGETSSVRLRPLTTGIGRGAYYVVNIPCIFLSSYMLNTDKWDLGGKSGYVWAGTAFICTAMAWVWVPEMKDRSYREIDILFRRRVPARKWKQTVVDIRDDE; via the exons ATGAGTAGCGACAACACAGAGAAGCAGACCTCAGCGTTGGAGGTCGAGGCGCAGCCCACCTCCAAGGGCGAACCTGTCTACGATAGCGACGAGAAGGTCGACTACGACAGGACGGGCGCCATCAATGCAGAGAGGGTCGAATTTGACATGACTGTGCTCGAGGCCGTCAAGGCCTATCCTGCAGCCAGCTGGTGGGCCTTCGTCATGTCATGCACCATT ATCATGGAGTCGTACTGTGTTTTCTTGATGGGACAGTTCATAGCCACACAAAAATTCGCCGATGACTTTGGTGTCTATAGCGAAAGGGACCAAGCTTATATTATAGAAGCTTCATGGCAGTCAGCATTCCAGTGTAGCGGACCGATCGGTGCCTTCATTGGCGTCTTTCTTGCAGGTCCCATTACCAGTTGGATTGGTTATCGATGGGCAACCATTGGCGCTCTCATGTTCTTGAATgcattcatcttcatcttctatttCGGGAACAGCAATGGGATGTTTTTCGCGTCCCAGATCCTGGAAGGTATCCCGTGGGGCATTTTTATCGCCAATGCACCAGCCTACTGTTCTGAGATTGTGCCAATGAGATTGAGAGCTCCAGCGACGCAAATGTTGCAAATGTTTTGGGCCATTGGGTCGATCATTGTCGGCGGGATCACTTATCACTACCAATCCAAGCAGGACTCCAGCGCGTACAG AATGCCCATTGCACTCCAGTGGATGTTTCCTACTCCTCTCGCGATCCTACTCTTTATTGCGCCGGAATCTCCATGGTGGCTCGTCCGAAAGGGCCGTCTggccgaggcagagaagTCTGTTAGGCGCCTTGGACGGGCGAGTGCGAATGAGAATCCTGCTGACGCAGTCGCGATGATGCGTCGCACAATCGAGCTAGAGAAatcggagaagaagcctaGTCTCATTGAATTATGGAAAGGCACCGATCGCTACCGCACATTGATTGTGTGCGGTGTGTACGCATCTCAGAATTTGACGGGCAATCTGATTGCTAACCAAGCAGTTTACTTTTTCAAAC AGGCCGGTATGGCGTCAAACACCGCATTCGCACTCGGTCTCATCACTTCTGCCCTCCAGTGGATCATGGTCATGCTCTCTTGGATCCTCACCACCTACCTCGGCCGACGCACCATCTATGTTTATGGTCAATTCATCAACTGTGCATTCTTGATTGCGCTCGGTATTGCGGCTTCAATTGGCGATCCTAAGACTACGGCGGCTAGCAATGCGCAAGCATCACTTGGCTTGATCGTCTCCGTTCTGTTCTGCTTGGGTCCCGCCCCTGCTTCATGGGTCATCATCGGCGAGACATCTTCCGTTCGTCTCAGGCCATTGACTACCGGTATTGGACGAGGCGCCTATTATGTGGTCAATATTCCTTGCATTTTCCTTTCCAGCTACATGCTTAACACTGATAAGTGGGACCTCGGCGGCAAGAGCGGCTACGTCTGGGCTGGTACCGCTTTCATCTGCACCGCAATGGCTTGGGTCTGGGTTCCAGAGATGAAGGACAGGTCCTACCGTGAGATTGACATCTTGTTCAGGCGTCGTGTCCCGGCTCGCAAATGGAAGCAGACGGTTGTCGATATCCGCGATGATGAGTAG
- a CDS encoding putative lipase/esterase family protein (transcript_id=CADANIAT00009338), with protein sequence MFLIRAFRILKDAILSTLPLHTRLRLLLLQPISLITYTIEWYVSRQFPYTSEIQIPLKRRAGSVRAVVYTPKSSPSLPPRKKRPIHLNIHGGAFLGGLPEGNARFCSELAEKTGAVVISSSYRYAPRHVFPAAHEDVQDVASFLLENAEKIWNADSELFTVSGFSVGGNLALAVAQSVAGTPHAVKGSVGFCPVPLFDAYAGPNRRQNMKNPMLHPILADIQSLPQNMFFIIAGADILLQESQGMVQKLEEEARAINLAMGLPEEPKVPNGRSICVRNIKFEGQLHGWLECYANIIKTLLALSMITKAGMPKHFLTKGLIKALSRALIRSAEVLALRPDLRPPAVADKRQRDTRHRDAAEQRAGPGNSQSAKHRFSE encoded by the exons ATGTTCCTAATACGTGCCTTCCGCATCCTCAAAGACGCCATCTTATCTACTCTCCCGCTCCACACTCGCCTCCGCCTGTTACTACTCCAACCCATCAGCTTAATCACATATACCATCGAATGGTATGTTTCCCGCCAGTTCCCGTATACAAGTGAGATTCAGATCCCTCTCAAACGCCGAGCCGGCTCTGTCCGAGCCGTTGTCTACACCCCTAAATCCTCACCATCGCTGCCCCCCAGAAAGAAACGTCCCATACATCTTAACATTCACGGAGGAGCGTTCCTTGGGGGCCTTCCAGAAGGTAATGCGCGCTTCTGTTCGGAACTAGCAGAGAAGACCGGAGCAGTCGTGATTTCCAGCTCGTACCGGTACGCCCCGCGACATGTCTTCCCCGCTGCGCACGAGGACGTGCAAGATGTTGCAAGCTTTCTCTTGGAGAATGCGGAGAAAATCTGGAATGCCGATTCTGAACTATTCACTGTTAGCGGGTTTTCCGTTGGAGGAAATCTGGCGCTTGCTGTTGCACAGAGTGTAGCAGGGACACCGCATGCTGTTAAGGGCAGTGTTGGGTTTTGTCCAGTT CCACTTTTCGACGCTTATGCTGGGCCAAACAGGCGGCAGAATATGAAGAATCCGATGCTGCACCCTATCCTGGCTGATATCCAATCTTTACCGCAGAACATGTTCTTTATTATTGCAGGTGCGGACATCCTCCTGCAGGAGTCGCAAGGCATGGTACAGAAACTAGAGGAGGAGGCAAGGGCAATTAATCTGGCAATGGGTCTCCCTGAGGAGCCTAAGGTCCCGAATGGGCGGTCTATTTGTGTTCGGAATATTAAATTTGAGGGACAATTGCACGGGTGGTTAGAAT GTTATGCAAATATCATCAAGACCCTCCTTGCTCTATCCATGATCACAAAGGCCGGCATGCCAAAACACTTCCTG ACAAAAGGTCTGATCAAGGCGCTGTCCAGAGCGCTGATCAGATCTGCAGAAGTACTTGCTCTTCGCCCTGATCTGCGGCCCCCAGCGGTAGCAGACAAACGGCAGAGGGACACACGCCACCGCGATGCGGCCGAGCAGCGTGCTGGCCCAGGGAATTCCCAGAGCGCCAAACATCGATTTAGCGAATAG
- a CDS encoding uncharacterized protein (transcript_id=CADANIAT00009339), translated as MYEPVDEGQIYRNESHERLGEEEAKRLCEHRTEEESCEAHYAAEPGRTAPTEAILTDEAAHRGRQHGSFRMFMLKIQVAGPRVGPSKRSANSAPAIVMGDSGKIPAQKWHSMTVWTFVAAVTPREKMAKPRIPEKMTPRRPFCSETWAQKTASLPWRFLVRSPDDYQAQACPPYQHGNGLCRKNGFGMGFVCRGGFRKRRMVAGIFGNVGISKTPWKLRTLNPMPTAINLPITVDVMAIVGCRIRTWRPSASIPAVYISQKVSLMTGARGPGGPQGVVLGLDHVVRQHPQRGDQQRVLCGDRHIGSSYLTNTRTLWMAAYTVIAVAGAVIIRQVDNSLIWARYSGYCLLSAYTVNFPLLLSMPRMLQGSPKKRPSTHYVSPVPVLSEKGDSNQDRRLSPTVQGTLSVPSSSEDESPSYPSGFALC; from the exons ATGTATGAGCCCGTAGATGAAGGCCAAATATACAGAAATGAGTCCCACGAGAGgctcggtgaagaggaggcgaaGCGGTTGTGCGAG CACCGCACAGAGGAGGAATCCTGCGAAGCCCATTATGCTGCCGAGCCAGGCCGTACAGCGCCAACCGAGGCTATACTGACAGATGAAGCCGCCCACCGAGGGCGCCAACATGGGTCCTTCAGGATGTTCATGCTGAAGATACAAGTTGCGGGCCCGCGGGTCGGTCCGTCAAAAAGGTCGGCAAACTCGGCGCCGGCAATAGTCATGGGTGACTCGGGCAAAATACCTGCCCAGAAATGGCACAGCATGACGGTCTGGACATTCGTAGCCGCTGTAACGCCTAGAGAGAAGATGGCAAAGCCTAGGATCCCCGAAAAGATGACCCCTCGACGGCCTTTCTGCTCGGAGACCTGGGCCCAGAAAACAGCGTCGCTACCTT GGCGGTTCCTCGTTAGATCACCAGATGATTACCAGGCTCAGGCGTGCCC TCCATACCAACATGGCAATGGCCTTTGCCGCAAGAATGGCTTCGGCATGGGCTTCGTCTGTCGCGGCGGCTTCCGCAAACGCCGGATGGTGGCTGGAATATTCGGCAATGTTGGAATCTCAAAGACGCCGTGGAAGCTGAGGACTTT GAATCCAATGCCAACGGCCATCAACCTACCCATAACTGTAGACGTGATGGCTATCGTAGGCTGTCGCATCAGGACATGGCGTCCAAGTGCTTCCATCCCGGCCGTGTATATCTCACAGAAAGTATCGTTAATGACAGGTGCTCGAGGCCCTGGTGGACCCCAGGGCGTGGTTCTCGGTCTTGATCATGTTGTGCGCCAACATCCCCAACGGGGGGATCAGCAAC GGGTTCTTTGTGGTGACCGCCACATTGGAAGCTCCTATTTAACCAATACGCGCACACTCTGGATGGCAGCCTACACGGTCATTGCTGTAGCTGGCGCAGTTATCATTCGCCAAGTAGACAACTCGCTTATCTGGGCGCGATACTCGGGCTACTGTTTGCTGTCTGCCTACACAGTCAACTTTCCACTGCTGCTCTCAATGCCTCGAATGCTGCAGGGCTCACCAAAAAAACGACCGTCAACTCACTACGTCTCACCTGTCCCCGTCCTCTCTGAGAAAGGAGATTCTAATCAGGACAGACGTTTGTCGCCTACTGTGCAGGGAACATTATCGGTCCCCAGCTCttctgaagatgagtctCCTAGTTATCCCTCTGGCTTTGCGTTATGCTAG
- a CDS encoding ankyrin repeat domain-containing protein (transcript_id=CADANIAT00009340), whose translation MAELVGVIASALTFGTVVAQLTASINSLKDFCEQIRDLPSDIGWLVQDIEVLGLVLGDIEADLVREPIKSGLNNNKHVQQCHQFCVEAAAKLETTYRALMQDIQSGARIPQYYAMTKLVMRRGRIEKHKSRLQDVIRLLLLSQQCYTRNYPTAGVGVGRKPSSSRCKAFVWRASLPHWVTTKALEISGLKFPDGWQWIFRTYNTIPLDSDVVDLTMYGDIQGLRRLFASKQASPFDRIEGNGYTLLHYAVPGPNGHKVLEFLLNEGADVSIAGGSRKPVTPLSYLVWSGSVGGGQGWTLLPSLQVLLRRSEELYETPEETINGFLSEFHGTAEEFRFCQQRCCPNFYQMPQWTRVAVAATAASGVWDAYHMPETIRTILGETELGAELLGQCGTETWHKSG comes from the exons ATGGCTGAACTGGTTGGTGTGATCGCGAGTGCTCTCACATTCGGGACTGTTGTTGCACAGCTCACAGCATCTATCAACTCTCTGAAGGACTTCTGTGAGCAGATTCGCGATTTACCTAGTGATATTGGTTGGCTTGTGCAAGACATCGAGGTCCTTGGTCTCGTCCTAGGTGACATCGAGGCCGACTTAGTGCGAGAGCCAATTAAGTCAGGCCTAAACAATAATAAGCATGTCCAGCAATGTCATCAGTTTTGCGTAGAAGCCGCCGCAAAATTGGAAACAACGTACAGGGCCCTGATGCAAGATATTCAATCCGGCGCTCGAATACCTCAGTATTATGCTATGACGAAGCTCGTAATGCGGAGGGGAAGGATAGAGAAGCATAAATCACGTCTACAGGATGTGATTCGTTTACTTTTATTATCTCAACAATGCTACACAAG AAATTATCCTACAGCTGGAGTAGGTGTTGGCAGGAAACCATCCAGCTCTCGGTGCAAGGCTTTCGTGTGGCGTGCTTCTCTGCCGCATTGGGTAACTACCAAAGCCTTGGAAATAAGTGGTCTGAAATTCCCTGACGGCTGGCAATGGATCTTTCGGACGTACAACACAATTCCACTCGATTCGGATGTGGTCGATCTCACCATGTATGGCGACATCCAAGGTCTGCGGAGACTTTTTGCCTCTAAGCAAGCTTCGCCATTCGATCGAATTGAGGGGAATGGATATACATTACTCCAT TATGCTGTACCTGGACCAAACGGGCATAAAGTTCTCGAGTTCCTTTTAAATGAGGGAGCGGACGTGTCTATTGCGGGCGGTTCTCGTAAGCCCGTCACACCCCTTTCCTATCTAGTGTGGTCGGGAAGTGTGGGAGGGGGTCAGGGGTGGACTCTgctcccttctcttcaggtccttcttcgtcgctcGGAGGAGCTCTATGAAACTCCTGAAGAAACAATTAATGGATTTCTATCAGAGTTTCACGGAACAGCTGAAGAGTTTCGTTTTTGTCAACAAAGGTGCTGTCCGAACTTTTACCAAATGCCACAATGGACACgagtggcagtggctgctACCGCGGCATCCGGGGTCTGGGACGCCTACCATATGCCTGAAACGATTCGGACAATTCTAGGAGAGACTGAATTGGGAGCAGAATTGCTCGGACAA TGTGGCACAGAAACTTGGCACAAGTCTGGCTGA
- a CDS encoding uncharacterized protein (transcript_id=CADANIAT00009341) produces the protein MTRRVALRMNLSWWLHRQPARMRQGDQYDDRVANEFVHEYVKSITAAIIILPTTLVYFLLMLDGSIISVAIPAIITEFDSLLDIAGKTYIDIVTGFCSDDYSPDKGATQAIADAVTIAITLKLAKKEQAPLALRTMEKMRYELCKIGQMMGINTRNVWLRTDWEGVARNKQVLAQPQPDRLFTHDSQAYAYEEFETAATAVLTGNSTSRGMCRTKGQIRAPQT, from the exons atgaCACGGAGGGTCGCCCTGAGAATGAATCTGAGCTGGTGGCTTCATCGCCAAccagcgaggatgaggcaAGGAGATCAGTACGATGACAGAGTGGCTAATGAGTTTGTCCACGAATATGTCAAAAGTATCACCGCCGCGATAATCATCCTCCCGACCACTCTCGTCTACTTTCTACTCATGCTTGACGGTTCCATAATCTCCGTGGCCATTCCTGCCATCATCACCGAGTTCGACTCGCTGCTCGATATTGCTGGTAAGACCTACATTGATATTGTAACCGGGTTCTGTTCTGACGACTACTCTCCAGATAAG GGTGCGACTCAGGCCATCGCGGACGCGGTCACCATCGCTATCACGCTAAAGCtagcgaagaaggagcaggcgcCGCTCGCCCTCCGTACGATGGAGAAAATGAGATACGAGCTTTGCAAGATCGGCCAGATGATGGGCATTAATACGCGCAACGTGTGGCTGAGAACGGACTGGGAGGGAGTGGCAAGGAACAAGCAGGTTCTAGCCCAGCCGCAACCCGACCGGCTCTTCACTCACGACTCTCAAGCATACGCATACGAGGAATTTGAGACGGCGGCTACGGCGGTCTTGACAGGGAACTCTACGAGCCGCGGAATGTGCCGGACGAAGGGTCAAATCCGCGCACCACAGACTTAA